From the Labilibaculum sp. DW002 genome, one window contains:
- a CDS encoding 3-deoxy-D-manno-octulosonic acid transferase, with protein sequence MVLFYNLSIRFYVFAVRIASFFNPKAKQWVDGRKNLLSRIEEAVNGEENLVWFHSASLGEFEQGRPVIEKFKEEHPDSKIVLTFFSPSGYEVRKDYAGADFIFYLPPDFPSYAKKFVDLVNPKMAFFIKYEFWHHYLKELKKRDIPTYIFSTIFRPNQLFFKPWGGFYRRMLTAFTHLFVQNQESMDLLNGVGFKNVSIAGDTRFDRVYSIATASKTLPEVEEFSQGRLVLIAGSTWPKDEEAIIQYINTSKNNYKYIIAAHEVDENHIKSIVNAIEKPYVRFTSATKAEIDAAEVLVVDCIGILSSLYRYADVSYIGGGFGRGIHNTLEAACYGLPVIFGPNYHKFKEAKDLIENGASFSYEKYELLEELLDGFYHNENKRKVSGENSKNYVDQKRGASSLILSKIKA encoded by the coding sequence ATGGTTCTCTTTTACAATCTTTCCATACGATTCTATGTGTTTGCAGTGCGTATTGCTTCATTTTTCAACCCAAAAGCGAAGCAATGGGTAGATGGAAGGAAGAATTTACTTTCCAGAATAGAAGAGGCAGTAAATGGCGAAGAGAACTTGGTTTGGTTTCATTCCGCATCCTTGGGTGAGTTTGAGCAAGGTCGTCCCGTAATTGAAAAGTTTAAAGAAGAGCATCCCGATTCTAAAATTGTACTTACTTTTTTCTCTCCATCGGGTTATGAGGTGAGAAAGGATTACGCTGGCGCGGATTTTATTTTCTATCTACCACCAGATTTTCCTTCTTATGCCAAAAAGTTTGTTGATTTAGTGAATCCTAAAATGGCCTTCTTTATTAAGTATGAATTTTGGCATCATTACCTTAAGGAATTAAAGAAGAGAGATATTCCAACCTATATTTTTTCGACAATTTTTCGTCCTAATCAGCTATTTTTTAAACCTTGGGGCGGTTTCTATCGCAGAATGTTAACGGCTTTTACACATCTATTCGTTCAAAATCAGGAATCTATGGATTTGTTGAATGGTGTTGGCTTTAAAAATGTATCAATTGCGGGGGATACGCGTTTCGACAGAGTTTATTCGATTGCAACAGCATCTAAAACTTTACCAGAGGTTGAAGAGTTTAGCCAGGGAAGACTCGTATTAATTGCGGGAAGTACTTGGCCTAAAGATGAAGAGGCTATTATTCAGTATATTAATACTTCAAAAAACAATTACAAGTATATTATTGCTGCTCACGAGGTTGATGAGAATCATATAAAAAGCATTGTGAATGCCATTGAGAAGCCTTATGTACGATTTACCTCTGCTACTAAAGCTGAGATTGATGCAGCTGAAGTTTTAGTTGTTGATTGTATTGGTATACTATCCTCATTATACCGTTATGCCGATGTTTCATATATAGGTGGAGGCTTTGGTCGTGGGATACACAACACTTTAGAAGCAGCTTGTTATGGTTTACCCGTTATTTTTGGACCAAACTACCATAAATTTAAAGAGGCAAAAGATCTCATAGAGAATGGAGCTTCATTTTCTTATGAAAAGTATGAGTTATTGGAGGAACTGCTAGATGGTTTCTACCACAATGAGAATAAGCGTAAAGTTTCAGGCGAAAATTCCAAAAATTACGTCGATCAAAAAAGAGGTGCAAGTAGCTTAATTCTATCCAAAATTAAAGCCTAA
- a CDS encoding adenosylcobalamin-dependent ribonucleoside-diphosphate reductase — protein MNQTFSPEEAFKATFEYFRGDELAARVWLNKYALKDSFGNIYEKTPNDMHHRIASEIARVEQKYTNPLSEEEIFSVLKDFKYIVPQGSPMSGIGNKFQIASLSNCFVIGNNGDSDSYGGIMKIDQEQVQLMKRRGGVGHDLSHIRPKGSPVKNSALTSTGIVPFMERYSNSTREVAQDGRRGALMLSVSVKHPDSEEFIDAKMEQGKVTGANVSVKILDGFMESVLANKKYTQQYPINSDNPTYTKDIDAGKLWKKIVHNAWKSAEPGILFWDTIEKESVPDCYADLGYRTVSTNPCGEIPLCPYDSCRLLAINLYSYVENPFTPQASFNFDLFKKHVGMAQRIMDDIIDLELEKIDAIIEKIESDPEEAEVKRVERNLWQNIRTKAKEGRRTGVGITAEGDMVAAMGLQYGTEAATDFSEEVHKVIAIEAYRASVHLAKDRGAFTIFDAKRESENPFILRLKEAAPDMYEDMVKYGRRNIACLTIAPTGTTSLMTQTTSGIEPVFLPVYKRRRKVNPNDKDVRVDFTDEVGDCWEEFVVFHHKFVTWMEANGIETAKHFTDEEVEELVKKSPYYKATSNDVDWLQKVRMQGRVQKWIDHSISVTVNLPSDVSEELVGDLYVEAWKSGCKGCTVYRDGSRSGVLIANDKKEEEGKDIPEKRPAELEAEVVRFQNNKTKWIAIIGLYKGKPYEIFTGIQDDEEGILLPKSVNKGFILKRKDDEGNTRYDFQYSNKRGFKTTFEGLSYKFDKEFWNYAKLISGVLRHGMPIEQVVNLISGLQLDSENINTWKNGVERSLKKYIPNGTKAKGMTCTDCGSEHILYQEGCLICQSCGTSKCG, from the coding sequence ATGAATCAAACCTTCAGTCCTGAAGAAGCGTTTAAAGCAACATTTGAATATTTTAGAGGTGATGAACTGGCTGCACGAGTTTGGTTGAATAAATATGCTTTGAAAGATTCATTTGGTAATATCTATGAGAAGACTCCAAATGATATGCATCATCGTATTGCAAGTGAAATTGCGCGTGTTGAGCAAAAGTATACTAATCCCTTGTCTGAGGAGGAAATTTTTTCAGTATTAAAAGATTTTAAATATATCGTTCCTCAGGGAAGCCCGATGTCTGGTATTGGAAACAAATTCCAGATTGCTTCTTTATCTAATTGTTTTGTGATTGGTAACAATGGCGATTCTGATTCTTATGGTGGAATCATGAAAATTGATCAAGAGCAAGTTCAGTTGATGAAACGTCGTGGTGGTGTTGGTCATGATTTGTCACACATTCGCCCTAAGGGTTCTCCTGTTAAAAATTCAGCTTTAACTTCAACAGGTATTGTTCCTTTTATGGAGCGTTACTCGAACTCAACTCGTGAGGTTGCTCAGGATGGTCGTCGTGGAGCCTTAATGCTTAGTGTATCTGTAAAGCATCCGGATTCAGAAGAGTTTATTGATGCAAAGATGGAGCAAGGTAAAGTTACCGGAGCCAATGTTTCTGTAAAAATCCTTGATGGGTTTATGGAGTCTGTTCTTGCGAATAAAAAGTACACTCAGCAATACCCGATTAATTCAGATAATCCAACTTATACTAAAGATATTGATGCTGGTAAATTGTGGAAGAAAATTGTTCACAATGCATGGAAATCAGCAGAGCCAGGTATTTTATTCTGGGATACAATTGAGAAGGAATCAGTGCCCGACTGTTATGCAGACCTAGGTTACCGTACTGTTTCGACTAATCCATGTGGTGAAATTCCATTATGTCCTTATGATTCTTGTCGTTTATTGGCTATCAATCTTTATAGCTATGTAGAGAACCCTTTTACGCCTCAGGCAAGCTTTAATTTCGATTTGTTTAAGAAGCATGTTGGAATGGCTCAGCGTATTATGGATGATATTATTGATCTTGAGTTAGAAAAGATTGATGCAATTATAGAAAAGATTGAATCTGATCCGGAAGAAGCTGAAGTGAAACGTGTTGAGCGTAACTTGTGGCAGAATATTAGAACTAAGGCTAAAGAAGGACGTCGTACAGGTGTTGGTATCACTGCTGAAGGTGATATGGTTGCAGCTATGGGCTTGCAATATGGAACTGAAGCAGCTACAGACTTTTCAGAGGAAGTTCATAAGGTAATTGCAATTGAGGCATATCGTGCTTCAGTACATTTAGCGAAAGATCGTGGTGCATTTACTATTTTCGATGCTAAGAGAGAAAGCGAAAACCCATTTATTCTACGTTTGAAAGAGGCTGCTCCAGATATGTATGAGGATATGGTGAAATATGGCCGTCGTAATATTGCTTGTTTGACGATTGCTCCTACCGGAACAACCAGCTTGATGACTCAAACAACTTCGGGTATTGAGCCGGTATTCTTACCAGTTTATAAGCGTCGTAGAAAGGTAAATCCAAATGATAAGGATGTTCGTGTTGACTTTACCGATGAGGTAGGTGATTGTTGGGAAGAATTCGTTGTATTCCACCACAAATTTGTGACTTGGATGGAAGCTAATGGTATTGAAACGGCAAAACACTTTACCGATGAAGAAGTTGAAGAACTTGTAAAAAAATCACCTTACTATAAAGCAACATCAAATGATGTAGATTGGTTGCAAAAGGTACGTATGCAAGGTCGTGTGCAGAAATGGATTGATCACTCGATTAGTGTAACTGTTAACTTACCAAGCGACGTGTCTGAAGAGTTGGTAGGCGATCTTTATGTTGAAGCTTGGAAGAGCGGATGTAAAGGTTGTACGGTTTACCGTGACGGTTCACGTTCGGGAGTACTGATCGCTAACGATAAGAAAGAAGAAGAAGGAAAAGATATTCCGGAAAAGCGCCCTGCTGAACTTGAAGCTGAGGTTGTTCGTTTCCAAAACAATAAAACAAAATGGATTGCCATTATTGGTCTTTATAAAGGAAAACCTTACGAGATTTTTACGGGTATTCAGGATGATGAGGAAGGTATATTGCTACCAAAATCTGTAAACAAAGGATTTATTCTTAAACGTAAGGATGATGAAGGAAATACGCGATATGATTTCCAGTATAGCAATAAGAGAGGCTTTAAAACAACTTTTGAAGGTCTGTCGTATAAGTTTGATAAAGAATTCTGGAATTACGCAAAATTGATCTCAGGGGTATTACGTCATGGTATGCCAATTGAGCAAGTTGTGAACTTGATTTCTGGTCTGCAGCTTGATAGCGAGAATATCAATACATGGAAAAACGGTGTTGAGCGTTCACTTAAGAAATATATTCCTAATGGCACAAAAGCAAAGGGAATGACCTGTACGGATTGTGGTTCAGAACACATTCTCTACCAAGAGGGTTGTCTGATTTGCCAGTCTTGTGGTACGTCTAAATGTGGATAA
- a CDS encoding response regulator — protein MSFSTDYNWEGKVLLVAEDEDFNYIFLEEILMDTKAKIIRAHDGQEALDILEANPNIDLILMDMQMPIMNGYDATRNIKKIKNEIPIIAQTAYHYGEAYEEIMAAGCDDFVSKPIDIGGLKDMIERFLF, from the coding sequence ATGAGTTTTTCGACGGATTATAACTGGGAGGGAAAGGTGCTATTGGTAGCAGAAGATGAGGATTTCAACTATATCTTTTTGGAAGAAATTCTTATGGATACCAAAGCGAAAATTATTCGTGCACACGATGGTCAAGAGGCGCTTGATATTCTAGAAGCTAATCCTAATATTGATTTGATTTTAATGGATATGCAGATGCCAATAATGAATGGTTACGATGCTACTCGAAATATCAAAAAAATAAAAAATGAAATTCCTATAATTGCCCAGACAGCTTATCATTATGGAGAAGCTTACGAAGAAATTATGGCTGCTGGCTGTGATGATTTCGTATCAAAGCCAATAGATATTGGTGGTTTAAAGGATATGATCGAAAGATTCCTTTTTTAA
- the gltX gene encoding glutamate--tRNA ligase, whose translation MNDNKVRVRFAPSPTGPLHMGGVRTALFNYLFARKHGGEFLLRIEDTDQTRYVPGAEDYIAEALNWCGITIDEGATVGGEYGPYRQSERKPLYREYAEKLIASGDAYYAFDTAEELDAIRNEYEAEKKTFTYNPDTRDNLNNSLALSADEVQAKIEAGTPYVVRFKMPVNEELHLDDEIRKHVIFNTSALDDKVLFKSDGMPTYHLANVVDDYLMKISHVIRGEEWLPSMPLHVLLYKKLGWEAEMPKFAHLPLILKPVGKGKLSKRDGDKLGFPVFPLLWTDPKTQDISSGYREDGYFPEAFVNMLAFLGWNPGTEQEIFSMEELSEAFSLDRVGKSGSKFDPEKTKWFNRQYLVTKSDEEIGQLFSKEVLAEKGIEADSDKVTRVCGMVKDRVDFISELWDQVNFFFEAPLEFDAKTAKKAWKGEAAELMQELKTILSDISDFSSANTEIIVKEWITAKEIGFGKVMNPFRLAMVGAGKGPHMFDIIELLGKDESIARLDYAIENIKK comes from the coding sequence ATGAACGATAATAAAGTCAGAGTTCGATTTGCCCCTAGTCCAACAGGACCTTTACATATGGGAGGTGTTAGAACAGCCCTTTTCAACTATTTATTTGCCCGTAAACACGGTGGCGAATTCTTGTTACGTATTGAGGATACCGATCAAACGCGTTATGTACCAGGTGCTGAAGATTATATTGCAGAAGCCTTAAACTGGTGTGGTATTACTATAGATGAAGGTGCTACTGTTGGTGGGGAATATGGTCCATACCGTCAGTCTGAGAGAAAACCATTGTATCGCGAGTATGCTGAGAAATTAATTGCATCAGGTGATGCTTACTATGCTTTTGATACAGCGGAAGAACTGGATGCTATTCGTAATGAATACGAAGCTGAAAAGAAGACCTTTACATATAACCCTGATACTCGTGATAACTTAAACAACTCTTTAGCATTAAGTGCTGATGAAGTTCAAGCTAAGATCGAAGCAGGTACACCTTACGTTGTGCGTTTCAAAATGCCAGTAAACGAAGAACTTCATCTTGATGATGAGATTAGAAAACATGTTATATTCAACACTTCTGCGCTTGACGACAAGGTTCTTTTCAAATCGGATGGTATGCCAACATACCACTTAGCTAATGTCGTTGATGATTACTTGATGAAGATATCTCACGTGATTCGTGGTGAGGAATGGTTACCATCTATGCCTCTTCACGTTTTATTATACAAAAAATTAGGTTGGGAAGCTGAAATGCCAAAATTTGCACACCTGCCATTAATTCTTAAGCCTGTAGGAAAAGGTAAACTTAGTAAACGTGATGGTGATAAGCTTGGATTCCCTGTTTTCCCTTTACTTTGGACTGATCCAAAAACGCAAGACATTTCTTCTGGATATCGTGAAGATGGTTACTTCCCTGAAGCATTTGTTAATATGTTAGCTTTCTTAGGATGGAACCCTGGAACCGAGCAAGAGATTTTCTCAATGGAGGAATTATCTGAAGCATTCTCGTTGGATAGAGTTGGAAAATCAGGTTCAAAATTCGATCCGGAAAAAACAAAATGGTTCAACCGTCAGTACTTAGTGACTAAATCTGATGAAGAAATTGGTCAGCTATTCAGTAAAGAAGTGCTTGCTGAAAAAGGAATCGAAGCTGATTCAGATAAAGTAACAAGAGTTTGCGGCATGGTTAAAGATCGTGTTGACTTTATCTCTGAACTTTGGGATCAAGTTAACTTCTTCTTCGAAGCTCCTTTGGAATTCGATGCAAAGACTGCTAAAAAAGCTTGGAAAGGTGAAGCTGCTGAATTAATGCAGGAACTTAAAACTATCTTATCTGATATCTCTGATTTCTCATCTGCAAACACAGAGATAATTGTCAAAGAATGGATTACAGCTAAAGAAATTGGTTTTGGTAAAGTTATGAACCCATTCCGTTTGGCAATGGTAGGCGCTGGAAAAGGGCCACATATGTTCGACATTATCGAATTATTGGGAAAAGACGAAAGTATTGCTCGTTTAGACTATGCAATTGAGAACATCAAAAAATAG